In Nomia melanderi isolate GNS246 chromosome 5, iyNomMela1, whole genome shotgun sequence, a single genomic region encodes these proteins:
- the Dap160 gene encoding dynamin associated protein 160 codes for MATPQTPGMDPWVIQPRERAKYREHFESLKPINGVVTGEQAKEFLLKSQLSPKILGQIWALSDTDADGKMDINEFSIACKLINLKLRGFEIPKALPPILVLSLKTHSVSDNSVSNLTNGAANIPPHNNVASLVNLTGPPPVPVQPLIDGMPMAGSIPRPLIGPPPSNGPLPGHQIRPASPMTLPASRQNRQNVAATTHATTHTASKPPARPAPPSVGIVPSTSTTTTTSTTTTPSGGPPQRPAPPTNIGANFIPATAGPPPKPAPPSFPNSPVAAGMSPVKVLPVSATPVVPPVQPIQQMTTSAMDLLDFDLPGMSAIAPIAPLNTNPTPIAAFGMGQALPMQPLCTAMTAPIGGSTIVPSVAAIPTGTGVVSTPPVVGLPLVSSTTASGALVNGVIAQTPVSTSTPLSTTARPPSIDRVGSVDSQHSQHSQHSVGSPQSVEWAVPHQTKLKYTQLFNTWDRTRTGFLSGPQARNIMVQSQLPQKTLAEIWALADMDSDGRLGCDEFVLAMHLCDIAKVGEKIPTALPIELIPPAFRRQRQSSLTLSQGGSDNVDPSAGMPQTSFEDKRKENFEKGQAELERRRKALLEIQRKEQEERERKEREEAEKQEKIRLEQERRRQAEIEKQMQRQKEIEQEKEEQRKRAQEQREAARKEMERQRQLEWEKQKSQELQAQRQKEQDVLLKLKAKNQTLTIELGTLNDKVKELSQKICDTRVGVSGVKTTIDGMRSTRDAQLQEMAALKNKLREHNQRLLALSQEKARIEAKNKMNAAMESAGQEAIKMAFDNKQITLKQMKDKIADLQQQIEAKMADIENNNGQLQDIKTQIQDLTTDCKNLYVSFEDKKLKVLELRAGGDTGGGTDYTSAWNDNAWNDTTETANDNTWPVSDTTTTTMVEETTPGVMKYRALYEFVARNQDEISFQPGDIILVPPVQNAESGWIAGEIRGHIGWFPESYVEQVDAVTGNDNAFIQQDSVEKRTLEGIAEVPENVSDAGSLGGEPPIVEPITPTLGLGIACDVQVTTLFQYRPTIDQHLTFEKGDIIKVIEQQGDWWYGTSSTEASGWFPKSYVKEIASNQAAVVDGLNEYYMALYAYTSTEPGDLTFNQGEVILVTKKEGDWWTGSIGGDRNGIFPANYVEKCDAPEQDTSVLTNVTEAVTSVETTMTTEPTTDTMTTSQAALVSQATLQEEKTAEQLEDERSAAEDRAELPDFSAMAAQQRGRKPEIVQVLAPYQATSSEQLNLQKGQLIMIRKKTDSGWWEGELQARGKKRQIGWFPASYVKPLTSSSNRSTPVSHGYQDSPTDPNVERVMALYPYQAQNEDELSFEKGDVIVVTAKEDTAWWKGELNGVSGVFPSNYVSSMSNEMTTDLTFGLDSIERKRQEYIKELITTEQAYIEDMRLVHEVFEKPLIESLVLTVDEVDKIFVNWRDIIACNENFLRTLRIRRDNSEGEVVRMIGDILCENIPRMSAYIRFCSCQISAAVYLQRLTETVPEFVKVAHTCQQDPRTKGMPLSSFLIKPMQRITKYPLIIGKILEHTSVEHPDRQYLQEALAKAEEFCTQVNEGVREKENSDRLEWLQTHVACDGLEEQLIFNSLTNSLGPRKLLHFGILHKAKSGKELVGFLTNDFLLFAQPTLPKKSFPSGQQFSFERNEHQKFKMYRKPIFLNELSFLGDSDTNGSVNSLSWGEGTENSTKILRLRDQKKPIILLAPSSGECSLWTRRITEARKKFLENEKTRLQRQRSKLAQFGACGRILVTVLQGFNLKATPGKCNTFCKVSMGSQEERTGVVSGTDCPLWDASMQFQVKDVLEDTLCITVFDKGYYSPDEFLGRAEIRVADIMRDSRDSCGPIQKRIRLHEVEKGIVVLKLDLRLFGNRQKDISFTAIKPIPSSNDWTSRLLYSYL; via the exons ATGGCCACCCCACAAACACCAG GTATGGATCCCTGGGTGATCCAACCCAGGGAGCGTGCAAAGTACAGAGAGCATTTTGAGTCTTTGAAGCCGATTAATGGTGTTGTCACTGGAGAACAAGCAAAAGAGTTTTTGCTTAAGTCTCAACTTTCACCTAAGATACTCGGGCAGATATG GGCTTTGTCAGATACAGATGCAGATGGTAAAATGGATATAAACGAGTTTAGCATtgcttgtaaattaattaatttaaaattacgaGGCTTTGAAATTCCCAAAGCATTGCCACCAATTCTGGTGCTGAGCTTAAAGACGCATTCTGTTA GTGATAATAGTGTGTCAAATTTAACAAATGGAGCTGCCAATATACCCCCACACAATAATGTTGCTTCTTTAGTGAATTTAACTGGGCCCCCACCAGTCCCGGTACAACCTTTAATTGATGGAATGCCCATGGCTGGATCAATTCCACGTCCTCTTATAGGCCCACCACCATCAAACGGACCACTACCTGGACATCAAATTAGACCAGCTTCACCAATGACTTTACCag CATCACGACAAAATAGACAGAATGTGGCTGCCACTACACATGCCACAACTCACACAGCGTCAAAGCCACCTGCTCGACCTGCACCACCCTCTGTGG gaatcgtgCCTTCTACaagtactactactactacttccACTACTACTACCCCTAGTGGTGGTCCTCCTCAAAGACCTGCACCACCCACAAATATTG GGGCAAATTTTATACCTGCTACTGCTGGTCCTCCACCGAAACCTGCACCACCTTCATTTCCCAATAGTCCAGTGGCAGCTGGAATGTCACCAGTGAAAGTATTACCTGTGTCTGCTACACCAGTGGTTCCTCCAGTTCAACCAATACAACAAATGACTACTTCTGCCATGG ATTTACTTGATTTTGATTTACCAG gtatgtctgcaatagcaccaaTTGCTCCTTTAAATACAAATCCAACTCCAATTGCTGCTTTCGGTATGGGACAAGCATTACCAATGCAACCACTGTGTACTGCTATGACTGCTCCAATTGGTGGTTCTACCATTGTACCATCTGTTGCAGCAATACCCACTG GAACTGGTGTAGTGTCAACTCCTCCAGTTGTAGGTTTACCCCTAGTATCATCAACCACAGCAAGTGGTGCATTAGTAAACGGTGTAATTGCTCAGACACCAGTGTCGACAAGCACACCATTAAGTACAACAGCACGCCCACCAAGTATAGATAGAGTGGGTTCAGTTGATTCACAACATAGTCAGCATAGTCAGCATTCAGTGGGTTCTCCACAGTCTGTAGAATGGGCAGTGCCACATCagacaaaattaaaatatactcagTTATTTAATACTTGGGATAGAACACGAACTGGTTTCTTGTCTGGTCCTCAGGCTAGAAATATTATGGTGCAATCACAATTGCCTCAAAAGACACTCGCAGAAATATG gGCGCTCGCGGATATGGATTCCGATGGTCGTTTGGGCTGCGACGAATTTGTGTTGGCAATGCATTTATGTGATATCGCTAAAGTTGGCGAGAAGATACCTACTGCACTTCCAATAGAATTAATTCCACCTGCGTTCAGACGTCAACGACAAAGCAGTTTAACACTTTCACAGGGTGGGTCAGATAATGTGGATCCATCAGCTGGAATGCCACAG acTTCCTTTGAAGATAAACGTAAAGAAAACTTTGAGAAAGGTCAAGCGGAGTTAGAGCGCAGGCGCAAAGCATTATTAGAAATTCAACGTAAGGAACAAGAGGAgcgcgaaagaaaagaaagagaagaagctgaaaaacaagagaaaattag GTTAGAACAAGAAAGACGTAGGCAAGCAGAAATTGAAAAGCAAATGCAAAGGCAAAAAGAAATCGAACAAGAGAAAGAAGAGCAACGTAAACGAGCTCAAGAACAAAGAGAAGCGGCACGGAA AGAAATGGAGAGACAAAGGCAGTTAGAATGGGAAAAACAAAAATCACAAGAATTACAAGCACAGAGGCAAAAAGAGCAGGATGTATTGCTTAAGTTGAAAGCGAAGAATCAAACGTTAACGATTGAACTTGGAACACTT aatgataAAGTAAAAGAGTTGTCGCAGAAAATTTGCGATACTAGAGTAGGTGTCTCCGGTGTAAAAACAACTATCGATGGGATGCGGTCAACTCGTGATGCACAATTACAAGAGATGGCTGCCTTGAAGAACAAACTTCGTGAACACAACCAAAGATTATTAGCTTTGAGTCAAGAAAAGGCTCGCATCGAAGCAAAGAACAAAATGAACGCAGCTATGGAATCTGCTGGACAAGAGGCTATTAAAATGGCATTTGACAATAAGCAGATCACCCTTAAGCAAATGAAAGATAAGATAGCTGATTTGCAACAACAG ATTGAAGCCAAAATGGCTGACATCGAAAATAACAATGGTCAACTTCAAGATATTAAGACACAGATTCAAGATTTAACAACCGATTGTAAGAATCTTTatgtttcattcgaagataaaaaattaaaagtctTAGAGCTTAGAGCTGGTGGCGATACCGGTGGTGGAACCGATTATACATCTGCATGGAATGACAATGCTTGGAATGATACTACTGAAACAGCTAATGATAATACTTGGCCTGTTAGTGATACCACTACAACTACCATGGTAGAGGAAACTACTCCAGGAGTTATGAAATATAGGGCTTTATACGAATTTGTAGCCAGAAATCAGGATGAGATATCATTTCAGCCTGGTGATATTATTTTG gTACCACCTGTTCAAAATGCCGAATCGGGATGGATAGCTGGTGAAATTCGAGGTCACATTGGTTGGTTCCCTGAGTCTTATGTTGAACAGGTAGATGCTGTAACAGGAAATGACAATGCTTTCATACAGCAAGACAGCGTCGAGAAAAGGACTTTAGA AGGAATAGCTGAAGTTCCTGAGAATGTATCCGATGCTGGTTCATTAGGTGGAGAACCTCCTATTGTTGAACCTATTACTCCTACTCTTGGACTAGGTATAGCTTGTGATGTCCAAGTAACAACTCTGTTTCAATATCGACCTACCATTGATCAACATCTTACCTTTGAGAAAGGAGATATCATTAAAGTTATCGAACAGCAG ggTGATTGGTGGTATGGTACATCTAGTACTGAAGCCAGTGGTTGGTTCCCCAAGTCATACGTCAAAGAAATTGCTTCCAATCAAGCAGCAGTGGTTGATGGTCTTAATGAGTACTATATGGCTTTGTATGCATATACCTCCACAGAACCTGGAGATCTAACATTCAATCAAGGAGAAGTTATATTGGTCACTAAGAAAGAAGGAGATTGGTGGACTGGTAGCATAGGAGGAGATAgaaatggaattttccctgCTAATTATGTAGAAAAGTGTGATGCCCCAGAACAG GATACCTCTGTACTTACTAATGTGACTGAAGCAGTTACGTCTGTTGAAACGACTATGACGACTGAGCCGACGACAGACACAATGACAACTAGCCAAGCAGCTTTGGTTAGTCAAGCAACGCtg CAAGAGGAAAAGACTGCTGAGCAGCTCGAAGATGAAAGATCAGCTGCTGAAGAtagagcagaattgccagactTTAGTGCAATGGCAGCACAGCAG CGGGGTAGGAAACCTGAGATTGTACAAGTTCTTGCACCATACCAAGCTACCAGTTCTGAGCAATTAAATTTACAGAAAGGACAGTTAATAATGATACGTAAAAAAACAGATAGCGGATGGTGGGAAGGCGAATTACAG GCACGTGGTAAGAAAAGACAGATTGGATGGTTTCCAGCATCTTATGTTAAACCTTTAACTAGTAGCAGCAATCGAAGTACACCAGTTTCCCATGGTTATCAAGATTCCCCAACAGATCCAAATGTTG agcGCGTTATGGCATTATATCCATACCAAGCTCAAAATGAAGATGAGTTAAGCTTTGAAAAGGGTGATGTTATAGTTGTAACCGCAAAAGAAGATACAGCATGGTGGAAAGGCGAATTAAATGGAGTATCTGGTGTATTCCCCAGTAATTATGTATCATCAATGT CAAATGAGATGACAACTGACCTAACATTTGGATTGGATTCCATAGAAAGAAAGCGTCAAGAATATATCAAAGAACTTATTACAACTGAACAAGCATATATAGAAGATATGAGACTTGTTCATGAG GTATTTGAAAAACCTCTTATTGAGAGCTTGGTTTTGACTGTAGATGAGGTGgacaaaatatttgttaattggaGAGATATTATTGCCTGTAATGAAAACTTTTTAAG AACGTTAAGAATACGAAGAGATAACAGTGAAGGGGAAGTTGTAAGAATGATTGGAGACATTTTGTGTGAAAat ATACCCCGAATGTCAGCTTATATCAGATTCTGTAGTTGTCAAATATCTGCCGCTGTATATCTTCAACGACTAACCGAAACAGTGCCAGAATTTGTTAAAGTGGCACATACTTGTCAACAAGACCCCCGTACAAAAGGAATGCCTTTaagttcatttttaataaagccTATGCAAAGGATAACAAAGTATCCTCTTATTATTGGCAAA ATTTTAGAACACACTTCGGTTGAACATCCAGACAGACAATACCTTCAAGAAGCATTAGCTAAAGCGGAAGAATTTTGTACTCAGGTGAACGAAGGAGttagagaaaaagagaacagCGATAGATTAGAATGGTTACAAACGCATGTGGCCTGTGATGGTCTGGAAGAGcaacttatttttaattctttaactaATTCCTTAGGTCCGCGAAAACTTCTTCACTTCGGCATCCTTCATAAG GCAAAAAGTGGGAAGGAACTTGTTGGATTTCTCACAAATGATTTTTTGTTATTTGCTCAACCAACACTTCCAAAAAAATCTTTCCCCAGTGGACAACAATTCTCATTTGAGAGAAATGAACACCAAAAGTTTAAGATGTATAGGAAG CCAATATTTCTGAATGAATTGTCGTTCTTAGGAGACTCAGATACAAATGGAAGTGTTAATAGTTTAAGTTGGGGAGAGGGTACAGAAAACTCAACAAAAATACTCAGGTTAAGAGACCAGAAGAAACCAATAATATTATTAGCCCCGTCGTCAGGTGAATGTTCTTTATGGACTAGAAGAATTACAGAAGCAAGAaagaaatttttggaaaatgaGAAGACTCGTTTACAAAGGCAGAGATCAA AACTGGCACAGTTTGGAGCGTGTGGCAGAATTCTCGTTACAGTACTTCAAGGTTTCAATTTAAAGGCAACACCTG gAAAGTGCAATACATTCTGTAAAGTAAGTATGGGTTCACAAGAAGAGAGAACAGGTGTTGTGTCAGGAACAGATTGTCCTTTATGGGATGCCTCAATGCAATTTCAAGTGAAGGATGTACTTGAAGACACTCTCTGTATCACAGTATTTGATAAAGGCTATTATAGTCCTGACG AATTTTTGGGTCGAGCAGAAATAAGGGTTGCAGATATAATGAGGGACAGTAGGGATTCATGTGGACCAATCCAAAAACGCATTCGCTTACATGAAGTTGAAAAAGGTATCGTTGTGTTGAAACTGGATCTACGATTATTTGGCAATCGGCAGAAGGACATTTCGTTCACAG CCATTAAACCTATTCCTTCATCAAACGATTGGACCAGCAGACTCCTGTACTCCTACCTCTGA